In Marivivens aquimaris, one genomic interval encodes:
- a CDS encoding IS3 family transposase (programmed frameshift) — protein sequence MRKSRFTEEQIVRILQEYTAGAKVAELCRKHGMSDATLYKWKSRYGGMQVSELRRLKDLEAENAELKRLLADAMLDNSGLKGLLGKKLLTPAHRRDAVKTLMADHQFTERRACRLVGISRSSLAYRARPDRHVRLRERLITLSGKHRRYGYRMLHAKLVREDFKVNVKVVERLYREERLWLRRTKRKKIPREAREGSWCPIAANQRWSLDFTSDALANGRKFRTANLKDDCTRECPVIEVDFSLPGERVVEMLERVARERGYPDILVVDNGPELRGRAMDRWADDHGVQLYFIDPGKPTQNAYIESFNGRFREECLNQHWFTSIGEAREIIEEWRADYNTERPHSSLKYQTPEEFAAARPFDKTQWAPTLELPDGSAPAPIAHAAE from the exons ATGCGTAAATCACGTTTCACGGAAGAACAGATTGTCCGGATTTTGCAGGAATATACGGCCGGGGCGAAGGTCGCGGAGCTGTGTCGCAAGCATGGCATGTCGGATGCGACGCTCTACAAGTGGAAGAGCCGGTATGGGGGCATGCAGGTTTCCGAACTGCGCCGCCTGAAAGATCTGGAAGCCGAGAACGCTGAACTCAAGCGGCTTCTGGCGGATGCCATGCTCGACAATTCGGGTCTGAAAGGGCTGCTGG GCAAAAAACTCCTGACGCCTGCACACCGCCGGGATGCCGTGAAGACGCTGATGGCGGATCATCAGTTCACGGAGCGGCGGGCGTGCAGGCTGGTCGGGATTTCGCGGTCGAGCCTGGCCTATCGGGCACGGCCAGACCGCCATGTGCGACTTCGAGAACGCCTGATCACTCTTTCAGGCAAACACAGGAGGTATGGTTATCGCATGCTGCATGCCAAGCTTGTCCGCGAGGACTTCAAGGTGAACGTGAAGGTCGTCGAGCGCCTCTATCGGGAGGAGCGCCTATGGCTGCGCCGGACGAAGCGCAAGAAGATCCCGCGCGAGGCGCGTGAGGGCAGTTGGTGCCCGATCGCTGCCAACCAGCGTTGGTCGCTCGACTTCACCAGCGATGCGTTGGCCAATGGCCGGAAGTTCCGCACCGCCAATCTCAAGGACGATTGCACCCGCGAATGCCCGGTGATCGAGGTGGACTTTTCTCTGCCTGGTGAGCGGGTTGTGGAAATGCTGGAGCGGGTTGCCCGGGAGCGAGGATACCCCGATATCCTGGTCGTTGATAACGGCCCGGAACTTCGTGGTCGGGCCATGGACAGATGGGCCGATGATCACGGCGTGCAGCTGTATTTCATCGACCCGGGGAAACCTACGCAGAATGCTTACATCGAGAGCTTCAACGGGCGGTTCCGCGAGGAATGCCTGAACCAGCACTGGTTCACGAGCATCGGTGAAGCCCGAGAGATTATCGAAGAATGGAGGGCCGATTACAATACGGAACGCCCGCACAGCAGCTTGAAGTATCAGACGCCGGAGGAGTTCGCCGCAGCGCGGCCCTTCGACAAAACGCAATGGGCACCGACGCTTGAGCTACCTGATGGCTCCGCGCCTGCGCCCATTGCTCACGCAGCCGAATGA
- a CDS encoding alpha/beta fold hydrolase: MLNTILHGEKTGNPDLLIAHGLFGSGRNWGVIAKRLSDERRVVAVDMRNHGSSEWSDVHDYPHLADDLAEVIDGQWDVLGHSMGGKASMMLALKHPEKVRKLIVADIAPVGYAHTQSDNIERMRGVDLSTVDQRSDAVAQFGDIDDGLKAFFLQSLDLKEKRWKLNLDALEANMDAIIGFPEVSGRFEGPAFFLSGAESTYVLPEYRARIKELFPNAVFAKIPGTGHWLHAEKPREFEAAVRSFLNA; the protein is encoded by the coding sequence ATGCTGAATACCATTCTCCACGGTGAAAAAACCGGCAATCCCGATCTGCTGATCGCCCATGGCCTGTTCGGATCGGGCCGCAACTGGGGCGTCATTGCCAAGCGGCTATCGGATGAGCGGCGCGTTGTGGCTGTTGATATGCGCAACCACGGTAGCAGCGAATGGTCGGACGTGCATGATTACCCGCATCTGGCGGACGATCTGGCCGAGGTGATCGACGGACAGTGGGATGTTCTGGGTCACTCAATGGGCGGCAAGGCGTCGATGATGCTGGCGCTGAAACACCCCGAGAAAGTGCGCAAGCTAATTGTCGCTGACATCGCGCCTGTGGGCTATGCGCATACCCAGAGTGACAATATCGAGCGGATGCGGGGGGTGGATCTATCGACGGTCGACCAGCGGTCTGATGCGGTCGCGCAGTTTGGTGATATCGACGACGGTTTGAAGGCGTTCTTCCTCCAGAGCCTTGATCTGAAAGAGAAACGCTGGAAGCTGAACCTTGACGCTTTGGAAGCGAACATGGATGCGATCATCGGTTTTCCTGAGGTCAGCGGCCGTTTCGAGGGACCTGCGTTTTTCCTGTCAGGCGCCGAGTCGACTTACGTTCTGCCGGAGTATCGTGCGCGGATCAAAGAGCTGTTCCCGAACGCCGTTTTCGCGAAAATTCCGGGCACGGGACACTGGCTTCATGCCGAGAAGCCTCGGGAATTCGAGGCAGCGGTGCGCAGTTTCCTGAATGCATAG
- a CDS encoding arginine transporter, whose translation MTRFIFAALAVLTLTSCGGSRVSGDVGKACMSAGRSQANPELCSCVQRAANVTLRGSDQARAAEFFADPQKAQDMRQSDNSGHEAFWLRYKAFVATAEAICR comes from the coding sequence ATGACGCGCTTCATTTTTGCGGCTTTAGCTGTACTGACTCTGACCTCATGTGGCGGAAGCCGCGTCAGTGGTGATGTCGGGAAAGCGTGTATGAGCGCGGGCCGGTCGCAAGCCAATCCTGAGCTTTGTTCCTGCGTCCAGCGCGCTGCCAACGTGACCCTGCGCGGGTCGGATCAGGCGCGCGCGGCGGAGTTCTTTGCCGATCCGCAGAAAGCGCAGGACATGCGCCAGTCGGACAACTCGGGTCACGAGGCGTTCTGGCTGCGCTATAAGGCGTTCGTTGCGACCGCCGAAGCTATCTGCCGCTGA
- a CDS encoding NAD kinase: MNRIAFVASETPTAQNALDRLVGRYRNRPMEEAEVIVALGGDGFMLETLHATEHLTVPVYGMNRGTVGFLMNEYHEEDLLFRLAAAEEEHFNPLSMTAWNNKGEVRKALAINEVSLLREGPQAARLRITVDGRIRLPELVCDGALVATPAGSTAYNYSAHGPILPIGADVLALTAVAAFRPRRWRGALLPKKAVVQFDVLDPVKRPVMADADGRSFRDVSRVEIRSENSVTHRILFDPGHGLEERLIQEQFV, from the coding sequence ATGAACAGGATCGCGTTTGTTGCCAGCGAAACGCCGACCGCGCAAAACGCGCTGGACCGGCTTGTGGGGCGTTACCGTAACCGACCGATGGAAGAGGCCGAGGTCATCGTTGCCTTGGGCGGTGACGGTTTCATGCTGGAAACGCTCCACGCGACCGAGCATCTGACTGTGCCGGTCTACGGGATGAACCGCGGCACGGTCGGATTTTTGATGAACGAATACCACGAGGAAGATCTGTTGTTCCGTCTAGCGGCGGCGGAGGAGGAGCACTTCAACCCGCTCTCCATGACCGCTTGGAACAACAAAGGCGAGGTGCGCAAGGCGCTCGCTATCAACGAAGTGTCTCTGCTGCGGGAAGGCCCGCAGGCCGCGCGTCTGCGCATCACCGTCGATGGGCGTATCCGTCTGCCTGAACTGGTTTGCGACGGCGCGCTGGTTGCCACGCCTGCAGGCTCGACCGCCTATAACTATTCCGCGCACGGGCCGATCCTGCCGATCGGTGCCGATGTTCTGGCGCTGACCGCTGTGGCCGCGTTCCGTCCGCGCCGCTGGCGCGGTGCGCTGCTGCCGAAAAAGGCTGTGGTGCAGTTCGATGTGCTCGACCCCGTGAAGCGTCCCGTCATGGCCGACGCCGATGGCCGTTCGTTCCGCGATGTCAGCCGCGTCGAGATCCGCAGCGAGAACAGCGTGACCCACCGTATCCTCTTCGATCCCGGTCACGGGTTGGAAGAGCGTCTCATTCAGGAGCAATTCGTCTGA
- a CDS encoding copper chaperone PCu(A)C, which produces MKTILSLAAAATLFASAAAADIEVHHAYAIQSSPVAPAGAAFMVIMNTGDADDQLIAATSEVSARTELHTHIMEDGVAKMRQVEGGFTIPAQGHHELARGSDHVMFLGIKEPFEDGDILHVTLTFRDAGNVEVDIPVDLGQLSNMNSMSHDEMMESEEHEMEHGSDSH; this is translated from the coding sequence ATGAAAACCATCCTTTCGCTCGCCGCTGCCGCAACCCTTTTCGCATCGGCCGCTGCCGCTGACATCGAAGTGCACCACGCCTACGCGATCCAGTCGAGCCCCGTTGCCCCCGCTGGCGCAGCCTTCATGGTCATCATGAACACCGGCGATGCGGACGACCAACTGATCGCGGCGACCTCCGAGGTCTCGGCCCGCACCGAACTGCACACCCACATCATGGAAGACGGCGTCGCCAAGATGCGTCAGGTCGAAGGCGGCTTCACCATCCCCGCGCAGGGCCATCACGAGCTTGCGCGCGGCTCTGATCACGTCATGTTCCTCGGTATCAAAGAGCCGTTCGAGGACGGCGATATCCTCCACGTCACGCTGACCTTCCGCGATGCGGGCAACGTTGAGGTCGACATTCCCGTGGACCTTGGCCAGCTTTCGAACATGAACAGCATGAGCCATGACGAGATGATGGAAAGCGAAGAACACGAGATGGAACACGGCTCGGACAGTCACTAA
- the glyA gene encoding serine hydroxymethyltransferase: MTATDNGFFTENLETRDPDLFDAIQKELGRQRHEIELIASENIVSKAVMEAQGSVMTNKYAEGYPGKRYYGGCQYVDIAENLAIERACKMFGCEFANVQPNSGSQANQGVFQALIKPGDTILGMSLDAGGHLTHGARPNQSGKWFNAVQYGVRQQDQQIDYDQIEALAEEHQPKLIVAGGSAIPRIIDFARMREIADKVGAYLMVDMAHFAGLVAAGIYPSPFPHAHVATTTTHKTLRGPRGGMIVTNDADIAKKVNSAIFPGIQGGPLMHVIAAKAVAFGEALRPEFVDYQKQVVANAQALADELMKGGLDIVTGGTDSHLMLVDLRPKGVKGNETEAALGRAHITCNKNGIPFDPEKPTVTSGVRLGSPAATSRGFKEEEFRQIARWIVEVVDGLAANGAEGNAEIEEKVKAEVEALCKQFPVYPTL, encoded by the coding sequence ATGACCGCCACCGATAACGGCTTTTTCACCGAAAACCTTGAAACCCGCGACCCCGACCTGTTCGACGCCATCCAGAAGGAACTGGGTCGTCAGCGTCACGAGATCGAACTGATCGCTTCGGAGAACATCGTCTCCAAAGCCGTGATGGAAGCCCAAGGCTCCGTCATGACCAACAAGTACGCCGAAGGCTACCCGGGCAAGCGCTACTACGGTGGCTGCCAGTACGTCGACATCGCCGAGAACCTCGCGATCGAACGTGCCTGCAAGATGTTCGGCTGTGAATTCGCCAACGTCCAGCCGAACTCGGGTTCTCAGGCCAACCAGGGTGTGTTCCAGGCGCTCATCAAGCCGGGCGATACCATCCTCGGCATGTCGCTCGACGCTGGTGGTCACCTGACCCACGGCGCACGTCCGAACCAGTCGGGCAAGTGGTTCAACGCAGTCCAGTACGGCGTTCGCCAGCAGGACCAGCAGATCGACTATGATCAGATCGAAGCCCTCGCAGAAGAGCACCAGCCCAAGCTGATCGTTGCAGGTGGCTCGGCCATCCCGCGTATCATCGACTTCGCCCGTATGCGCGAAATCGCTGACAAGGTCGGCGCCTACCTCATGGTCGACATGGCGCACTTCGCCGGCCTCGTCGCTGCAGGCATCTACCCGTCGCCGTTCCCGCACGCTCACGTTGCGACCACCACCACCCACAAGACTCTCCGCGGTCCGCGTGGCGGCATGATCGTCACCAACGACGCCGACATCGCGAAGAAGGTCAACTCGGCCATCTTCCCGGGTATCCAGGGTGGCCCGCTGATGCACGTCATCGCCGCAAAGGCCGTTGCCTTTGGCGAAGCGCTGCGTCCGGAATTCGTCGACTACCAGAAGCAGGTTGTCGCCAACGCTCAGGCGCTGGCTGACGAGCTGATGAAGGGTGGCCTCGACATCGTTACCGGCGGCACCGACAGCCACCTGATGCTCGTCGACCTGCGCCCCAAAGGCGTGAAGGGCAACGAGACCGAGGCAGCTCTGGGCCGTGCGCACATCACCTGCAACAAGAACGGCATCCCGTTCGACCCCGAAAAGCCGACCGTTACCTCGGGCGTCCGTCTGGGCTCGCCGGCTGCCACCAGCCGCGGCTTCAAGGAAGAAGAGTTCCGCCAGATCGCCCGCTGGATCGTCGAAGTTGTCGACGGCCTTGCTGCCAACGGCGCTGAAGGCAACGCCGAGATCGAAGAAAAGGTCAAAGCCGAGGTCGAAGCCCTCTGCAAGCAGTTCCCGGTCTACCCGACACTCTGA
- a CDS encoding MFS transporter has product MTMTAPMMDESAVRRRMLMVFAVQGIMAAALNMRIPDIQLSLGLSESQLGYILAFGTIGAVIVFVLSTSLVDRFGTRRLIIGTNLIMLGAILGAAIATSGAVLAASLLVFGAMMSLSNIGINVEADRVEAATTGRLMNRCHGLWSVMFFASTAASAAIRAQHISPFIHFLIFGAIYAVLTVALAGPMTECPPREVQSGPKRRFVLPTLAVFGLLAYAVGGDLLEGASRTWSTIYMRDEFDISRALEGVAAPTVVLAMALVRLTADRLVERMGAPAMGRLAAITAFVGLLIVTIAPNAYIAILGFALVGMGIAPVYPLTISAAARLGDRPAADNVAAVALVFQGVMLFAPPVIGFVAEGFGIRTAFGLFLPLLLLSILMARRLK; this is encoded by the coding sequence ATGACGATGACCGCCCCTATGATGGACGAAAGCGCCGTCCGCCGCCGTATGCTGATGGTCTTTGCCGTGCAGGGCATCATGGCCGCTGCGCTCAACATGCGTATCCCCGATATCCAACTGTCGCTCGGCCTGTCGGAATCGCAGCTTGGCTACATCCTCGCCTTCGGCACCATCGGCGCGGTGATCGTCTTTGTGCTGTCGACATCGCTGGTGGACCGGTTCGGCACCCGACGCCTGATTATCGGCACCAACCTCATCATGCTGGGCGCGATCCTCGGTGCGGCTATAGCGACCTCGGGCGCGGTTCTGGCCGCGTCGCTGCTTGTGTTCGGCGCGATGATGTCGCTCTCCAATATCGGCATCAATGTCGAGGCTGACAGGGTAGAGGCCGCCACCACCGGCCGCCTCATGAACCGCTGCCACGGGCTCTGGAGCGTGATGTTCTTCGCCTCCACCGCAGCCTCCGCTGCGATCCGCGCGCAGCACATCTCTCCGTTCATCCATTTTCTGATCTTCGGCGCGATCTACGCGGTCCTCACCGTTGCCCTCGCCGGTCCCATGACCGAATGCCCACCGCGAGAGGTCCAGTCCGGCCCCAAGCGCCGCTTTGTCCTGCCCACGCTCGCGGTCTTCGGCCTTCTGGCCTACGCGGTCGGCGGCGACCTTCTGGAAGGCGCGAGCCGCACGTGGTCGACAATCTACATGCGCGACGAATTCGACATCTCCCGCGCGCTGGAAGGCGTCGCTGCCCCGACCGTTGTCCTCGCCATGGCGCTCGTTCGCCTGACCGCCGACCGTCTGGTTGAACGGATGGGCGCGCCCGCGATGGGCCGCCTTGCTGCAATCACCGCTTTCGTAGGCCTCCTGATCGTCACCATCGCTCCGAACGCCTACATCGCGATCCTCGGTTTCGCCCTTGTCGGCATGGGCATCGCGCCGGTTTATCCGCTGACCATTTCCGCCGCCGCACGGCTTGGCGATCGCCCCGCAGCCGACAACGTGGCCGCCGTCGCCCTGGTGTTCCAAGGGGTCATGCTCTTCGCGCCGCCGGTCATCGGTTTCGTCGCCGAAGGCTTCGGCATCCGCACCGCTTTCGGCCTCTTCCTGCCGCTTCTGCTGCTCAGCATCCTTATGGCCCGCCGCCTGAAGTAA
- a CDS encoding YdeI/OmpD-associated family protein, with product MDRSIKSIDAYFEKATTWREEMLALYKIVQEEAEGEPVSEALKWSQPCFTWDPDGTNMMVVSSFKDGATLNLFRGALLSDPEGVLIVPGEHSRAGRFLRFTSLEAIRENDALIRATIQEVFGLHRDGKKVDFQQHREVDYPEELIAKMEADPDFAEAFEALTPGRKRGYLIFFVGAKQSQTRTNRIDKYEDKIRAGKGMQDR from the coding sequence ATGGACAGGTCCATCAAGAGCATCGACGCGTATTTCGAGAAAGCGACAACGTGGCGCGAAGAGATGCTGGCGCTCTACAAGATCGTTCAGGAAGAGGCCGAGGGCGAGCCTGTGTCGGAGGCGCTGAAGTGGTCGCAGCCGTGTTTTACGTGGGACCCTGACGGCACCAATATGATGGTGGTGAGCAGCTTCAAGGACGGGGCGACGCTGAACCTGTTTCGCGGGGCGCTGCTATCCGATCCCGAAGGCGTGCTGATCGTGCCGGGCGAGCACTCGCGCGCCGGTCGTTTTCTGCGCTTCACGAGTCTGGAGGCGATCCGTGAAAATGACGCGCTGATCCGCGCAACGATTCAGGAGGTTTTCGGGCTGCACCGCGATGGGAAGAAGGTGGACTTCCAGCAGCACCGCGAGGTCGACTATCCCGAAGAGCTGATCGCAAAAATGGAAGCCGATCCCGATTTTGCCGAGGCGTTCGAAGCACTTACGCCCGGCCGGAAGCGTGGGTATCTGATCTTTTTCGTCGGGGCGAAGCAATCGCAGACCCGCACAAATAGAATAGACAAGTACGAAGACAAGATCCGCGCTGGCAAAGGAATGCAGGATCGCTGA
- a CDS encoding CsbD family protein, giving the protein MNWNQIEGNWKQFKGSAKAQWGDLTDNELTEAEGNRDKLVGKIQERYGIAQEEAERQVDSFAAGLKH; this is encoded by the coding sequence ATGAACTGGAACCAGATCGAAGGTAATTGGAAGCAATTCAAAGGTTCGGCCAAAGCCCAGTGGGGCGACCTGACCGACAACGAGCTGACCGAAGCCGAAGGCAATCGTGACAAGCTCGTCGGCAAAATTCAGGAGCGTTACGGTATCGCTCAGGAAGAAGCCGAGCGTCAGGTAGATAGCTTCGCAGCTGGCCTGAAGCACTAA
- the lepA gene encoding translation elongation factor 4 codes for MTELKNIRNFSIVAHIDHGKSTLADRLIQMTGTVAERDMKAQMLDAMDIERERGITIKANSVRIEYPAKDGETYILNLIDTPGHVDFAYEVSRSMQAVEGSLLVVDASQGVEAQTLANVYQAIDAGHEIVPVLNKVDLPAAEPERVKENIEDVIGIDASEAIPISAKTGLGIPEVLEAIVQKLPAPTGDRNAPLKAMLVDSWYDPYLGVVVMIRVMDGVIKKGDRIKMMQTGAVYGVDKLAVLKPKMVDIPELGPGEIGIWTGSIKQVRDTRVGDTITHEKKGTDKPLPGFKPAQPVVFCGLFPVDANDFEDLRDAIEKLALNDASFSYEMETSAALGFGFRMGFLGLLHLEVVRDRLEREYDLDLITTAPSVVFKIHLRDGEVRDLHNPADMPDLTLVEHIEEPRIKATIMVPDEYLGDVLKLCQDRRGVQLNLTYAGTRAMVEYDLPLAEVVFDFYDRLKSVTKGYASFDYQMLEYREDNLVKMSILVNEEPVDALSIMVHRDRAESRGRVMCEKLKDLIPRHMFKIPVQAAIGGRVIARETIAAMRKDVTAKCYGGDATRKRKLLDKQKAGKKKMRQFGKVEIPQEAFINALKMDN; via the coding sequence ATGACCGAGCTGAAGAACATCCGCAACTTCTCGATCGTTGCGCACATCGACCATGGTAAATCCACTCTGGCAGACCGTCTGATCCAGATGACTGGTACCGTGGCCGAACGCGACATGAAGGCACAGATGCTCGATGCGATGGACATCGAACGCGAACGCGGCATCACCATCAAGGCGAACTCCGTCCGTATCGAATATCCTGCCAAGGACGGTGAGACCTACATCCTCAACCTGATCGACACTCCTGGTCACGTCGACTTTGCCTACGAAGTCTCCCGCTCCATGCAGGCGGTCGAAGGCTCGCTGCTGGTTGTCGATGCCTCGCAGGGCGTCGAGGCGCAGACCCTCGCGAACGTCTATCAGGCGATCGACGCTGGCCACGAAATCGTGCCCGTCCTGAACAAGGTCGACCTTCCCGCCGCCGAGCCCGAGCGCGTGAAGGAAAACATCGAGGACGTCATCGGCATCGACGCTTCCGAAGCGATCCCGATCTCCGCCAAAACCGGCCTCGGCATCCCCGAAGTGCTCGAAGCCATCGTCCAGAAGCTGCCCGCCCCCACCGGCGACCGCAACGCGCCGCTCAAGGCCATGCTGGTCGACTCGTGGTACGACCCGTACCTCGGCGTTGTCGTCATGATCCGCGTCATGGACGGCGTCATCAAAAAGGGCGACCGCATCAAAATGATGCAGACCGGTGCCGTCTACGGCGTCGACAAACTCGCCGTCCTCAAGCCCAAGATGGTCGACATCCCCGAGCTTGGACCGGGCGAGATCGGCATCTGGACCGGCTCCATCAAGCAGGTCCGCGACACCCGCGTCGGCGACACCATCACCCACGAGAAAAAAGGCACCGACAAGCCGCTGCCGGGCTTCAAACCCGCCCAGCCGGTCGTCTTCTGCGGCCTCTTCCCCGTGGACGCCAACGACTTCGAAGACCTGCGCGACGCGATCGAGAAACTCGCCCTCAACGACGCCTCCTTCTCCTACGAGATGGAAACCTCGGCCGCTCTGGGCTTCGGCTTCCGCATGGGCTTCCTCGGCCTCCTCCACCTCGAGGTCGTCCGTGACCGCCTCGAACGCGAATACGACCTCGACCTGATCACGACCGCCCCCTCGGTGGTCTTCAAGATCCACCTGCGCGACGGCGAGGTCCGCGACCTGCACAACCCCGCCGACATGCCCGACCTCACGCTGGTCGAACACATCGAAGAGCCGCGCATCAAGGCCACCATCATGGTGCCCGACGAATACCTCGGCGACGTGCTCAAGCTCTGTCAGGACCGCCGCGGTGTGCAGCTCAACCTCACCTACGCGGGCACCCGCGCCATGGTGGAGTACGATCTGCCGCTGGCCGAGGTCGTGTTCGACTTCTACGACCGCCTCAAGTCGGTGACCAAGGGCTACGCCTCCTTCGACTACCAGATGCTCGAATACCGCGAGGATAACCTCGTCAAGATGTCGATCCTCGTGAACGAAGAACCCGTGGACGCGCTGTCGATCATGGTCCACCGCGACCGCGCCGAATCCCGTGGCCGCGTCATGTGCGAAAAGCTCAAGGACCTGATCCCCCGCCACATGTTCAAGATCCCCGTGCAGGCCGCCATCGGTGGCCGCGTCATTGCCCGCGAGACCATCGCCGCCATGCGCAAGGACGTGACGGCCAAGTGCTACGGCGGCGACGCCACCCGTAAGCGCAAACTGCTCGACAAGCAGAAGGCCGGTAAGAAGAAAATGCGCCAGTTCGGCAAAGTCGAAATCCCGCAGGAAGCCTTCATCAACGCGCTGAAGATGGATAATTGA
- the gloA2 gene encoding SMU1112c/YaeR family gloxylase I-like metalloprotein — protein sequence MLRGVHHIAIIVSDYERSKVFYSEKLELRIVAETHRAERDSWKLDLELPDGTQLEMFTFPGAPERPSYPEAQGLRHIAFRVGDVAATKEWLEAKGIDVEDVRIDPVTRKRFAFFADPDGLPLEIYSDEKAFDGTIAP from the coding sequence ATGCTACGCGGCGTCCACCATATCGCCATCATCGTGTCCGACTACGAACGGTCGAAGGTTTTCTATAGTGAAAAGCTTGAACTGCGGATCGTGGCCGAAACCCACCGCGCGGAGCGGGACAGCTGGAAGCTGGACCTCGAACTGCCCGACGGCACCCAGCTGGAGATGTTCACCTTCCCCGGCGCGCCCGAGCGCCCGAGCTATCCCGAAGCGCAGGGCCTCCGCCACATCGCATTCCGCGTCGGTGATGTCGCCGCCACCAAGGAATGGCTGGAGGCAAAGGGCATCGATGTCGAAGATGTGAGAATTGACCCAGTCACCCGTAAACGCTTTGCTTTCTTTGCTGATCCTGATGGTTTGCCGCTGGAAATCTATAGCGACGAGAAGGCGTTCGACGGAACCATTGCGCCCTGA
- a CDS encoding low molecular weight protein-tyrosine-phosphatase — translation MTQPSVLFVCLGNICRSPAAEAVVRSLAPHWTLDSAGTGRWHIGEPPYTAMQDAARKRGIDMSDLRARQFTRADFGRFDLILCMDSDNLETVLDMQPKGDTTEVRLFADGPVPDPYYSRDFEGCLNIIQQAAEKLVSGR, via the coding sequence ATGACCCAGCCTTCCGTTCTTTTCGTCTGTCTCGGCAACATCTGCCGCAGCCCCGCCGCCGAAGCCGTCGTCCGTTCGCTCGCGCCCCATTGGACGCTGGACAGTGCAGGGACGGGCCGCTGGCATATCGGAGAGCCGCCCTACACCGCCATGCAGGACGCCGCCCGCAAGCGCGGCATCGACATGAGTGACCTACGCGCCCGCCAGTTCACCCGCGCGGACTTCGGCCGGTTCGATCTGATCCTGTGTATGGACAGCGATAATCTGGAAACCGTGCTGGACATGCAGCCGAAAGGCGACACCACCGAGGTGCGCCTTTTTGCAGATGGTCCCGTGCCGGACCCCTATTATTCGCGTGATTTCGAAGGCTGCCTGAACATCATCCAGCAAGCAGCCGAAAAGCTCGTCAGCGGCAGATAG
- a CDS encoding CTP synthetase: MLRLASVLYSLISTTLAGTFVVAALVMGQDTLQPIVIAAALGFVAALPVTWLVAKAMVER, translated from the coding sequence ATGCTCCGTCTCGCATCCGTTTTGTACTCCCTGATCTCCACCACACTCGCCGGCACCTTCGTCGTGGCGGCCTTGGTGATGGGGCAGGACACCCTTCAACCCATTGTAATCGCAGCAGCTTTGGGTTTTGTCGCAGCACTGCCAGTTACGTGGCTCGTCGCCAAAGCGATGGTCGAGCGCTGA
- a CDS encoding pyridoxamine 5'-phosphate oxidase family protein, translating to MSIRKEIEHDPRHALIEKMDDVRVGMLGVEGSSQHMQPMTHFTDWDTNTLYFITSSDTDLVRAVGLGGRAHYCIVGKDQDFHACLAGTLEQVEDQAKLDELWSPVAGAWFEKGREDPKVTLLRLTLADASVWGSTESSLRFGFEIARANMDEDHLPDVGVHKTFRFAA from the coding sequence ATGTCTATCCGCAAAGAAATCGAACACGATCCGCGCCACGCTCTCATCGAGAAAATGGACGATGTCCGCGTTGGTATGCTGGGCGTCGAAGGCTCGTCGCAGCACATGCAGCCGATGACCCACTTCACCGATTGGGACACCAATACCCTTTATTTCATTACCTCTTCGGACACCGATCTGGTCCGCGCTGTGGGCCTTGGTGGCCGCGCGCATTACTGCATTGTCGGCAAGGATCAGGACTTCCACGCCTGCCTCGCAGGTACGCTTGAGCAGGTCGAGGACCAAGCGAAACTGGACGAGCTGTGGTCGCCCGTTGCCGGCGCGTGGTTCGAGAAGGGCCGCGAGGATCCGAAGGTCACGCTGCTGCGCCTGACGCTGGCTGACGCCTCGGTCTGGGGCTCGACCGAAAGCTCCCTGCGTTTCGGTTTTGAGATCGCGCGGGCGAACATGGATGAGGACCATCTGCCGGACGTCGGGGTCCACAAGACCTTCCGCTTCGCGGCTTAA